The Paenibacillus macerans genome includes a window with the following:
- a CDS encoding cache domain-containing sensor histidine kinase — translation MSFRFKPLKSWSLRAKILLIFLLLISIPLSLQGVATYVDFSSSIERRTSDYTAQLVDQINRNLDRTLMEMQRLTLMPVYDSGVLSILRKYGGEDSLHQQPTVEERSKMQLYIASMTFDRPEIDSIQIFAGSGYTFSSLAPSAIAAYTDVEGQPWYSRVEEARGAWVLLPPHRPSYYLDGNQSYFSVARLIREPNTNRTLGLVKIDLKQTLFKQLVDNARMEENGGIVVQNSREELFYTAPAEKDTETSKLLPDRIRELSGRSETASQLLKMEGNEYLVVSNYSKYSDINIVSYIPVASLLVETKELRNFTLLAGMVCLALAGAFATYFSYRLTKPLGTLVRKMRLVELGDFKQSVPAVTEDEIGRLGSGFNRMVEEIDRLVHEVYVLGMREKEAELAALQSQIHPHFIYNTLESISMLARQHGNEDVSEMTTALGRLIRSAVEQDQSLIRLGEELETAESYIHIQKMRHGSRLRAMFDIEEGLDDFLVPKLLLQPLIENAIMHGIGDREQGGTVYVTAARFEDEVLLTIGDDGRGMSEEELAALRGLLEEAGAAAAKMPATPLHGHGVALKNIKQRLLLIYGSDCDFEIDGSLGQGTAFTITLPFVTQKEQEVGIG, via the coding sequence GTGTCTTTCCGGTTCAAGCCGCTTAAATCTTGGAGTCTTCGCGCTAAAATTTTGCTGATCTTTCTGCTGCTCATTTCGATTCCGCTTAGTCTGCAGGGCGTGGCGACCTACGTGGATTTTTCCAGCTCCATTGAACGGAGAACCTCCGATTATACCGCGCAATTGGTGGATCAGATCAACCGGAATTTGGACCGGACGCTGATGGAGATGCAGAGATTAACGCTGATGCCTGTATACGATTCGGGGGTATTGTCCATCTTGCGCAAGTATGGGGGAGAGGACAGCCTGCATCAGCAGCCCACGGTGGAGGAGCGCTCCAAAATGCAGCTTTATATCGCCAGCATGACCTTCGACAGGCCGGAAATCGACAGCATCCAAATTTTTGCGGGAAGCGGTTACACTTTCTCGAGCCTGGCGCCAAGTGCGATCGCTGCTTACACGGACGTGGAGGGGCAGCCCTGGTACTCCAGGGTGGAGGAAGCGAGGGGCGCCTGGGTGCTGCTTCCGCCGCACCGGCCCTCTTACTATCTGGACGGCAATCAAAGCTATTTTTCCGTAGCCCGGCTGATCCGTGAGCCCAATACAAACCGGACGCTTGGGTTAGTCAAAATCGATCTGAAGCAGACGCTGTTCAAGCAGCTTGTCGATAATGCCAGGATGGAGGAAAACGGCGGGATCGTGGTGCAAAACAGCCGGGAAGAACTGTTCTACACGGCGCCTGCGGAGAAAGATACGGAGACGTCCAAGCTGCTCCCGGATCGTATCCGCGAGCTTTCCGGACGTTCGGAAACGGCCAGTCAGCTTCTCAAAATGGAAGGGAACGAGTATTTGGTCGTCTCCAACTATTCAAAATATTCCGATATCAATATCGTCAGCTATATTCCGGTGGCGTCCTTGCTTGTGGAGACCAAGGAACTTCGCAATTTTACGCTTCTCGCCGGTATGGTCTGCCTCGCTTTGGCCGGGGCTTTTGCCACCTATTTCTCCTATCGTCTAACCAAACCTCTTGGAACGCTGGTAAGGAAAATGCGGCTTGTGGAGCTCGGGGATTTCAAACAGAGCGTGCCGGCGGTGACCGAGGATGAAATCGGCCGGCTCGGCTCCGGTTTTAACCGGATGGTGGAAGAAATCGACCGGCTCGTTCATGAGGTGTACGTACTCGGCATGAGGGAAAAAGAGGCGGAATTGGCCGCCCTGCAAAGCCAGATCCATCCCCATTTTATTTATAATACGCTGGAGTCGATCAGCATGCTTGCCCGGCAGCATGGTAATGAGGACGTCTCGGAAATGACCACGGCTTTGGGCAGGCTGATCCGCAGCGCGGTTGAGCAGGATCAAAGCCTCATCCGGCTTGGCGAGGAGCTTGAGACGGCCGAATCCTATATTCACATCCAAAAAATGCGTCACGGTTCCAGGCTGCGGGCCATGTTTGATATCGAAGAAGGGCTGGACGATTTCCTGGTCCCGAAACTGCTGCTCCAACCGCTGATTGAAAATGCGATCATGCACGGGATCGGAGACCGTGAGCAAGGGGGAACGGTATATGTAACCGCCGCACGCTTTGAGGATGAGGTGCTGCTGACCATCGGAGATGACGGGCGGGGCATGTCGGAGGAGGAGTTGGCAGCTCTGCGGGGTTTATTGGAGGAGGCTGGAGCTGCTGCTGCAAAAATGCCGGCGACGCCGTTACACGGTCATGGAGTGGCGCTTAAAAATATCAAGCAGCGCTTGCTGCTGATTTACGGCAGCGACTGCGATTTCGAAATCGATGGAAGCTTGGGGCAAGGCACGGCTTTTACCATAACACTGCCGTTCGTGACACAAAAGGAGCAGGAGGTCGGCATCGGATGA